In the Arthrobacter sp. Soc17.1.1.1 genome, CGTCACCCAACCGTGTCGTGCGGGCCGTCGATCGTCGCTCCACTGCTGCCCCCGTCCCCTGTCCCCTGCCGCGCGGTCCTCTGCGCGTTGCCGGGCTGCCGCCCGTCCCCCGCCGGCGCGATCAGCACGCGGGGAGTCCCGCAGCGTCCCCGCCCGCTCCGAGCGTCTCGACGGCGTCGACGGCGTCGTCGAGAGTCTCCACCCGGACCACGGTCAGCCCGTCGGGGATGTTGCCGGTCACCTCGTCGCAGTTCGCGGCGGGCGCGAGGAAGAACTCGGCTCCGCCGGCGCGGGCCCCGACGAGCTTCTGCGCGATCCCGCCGATGGGGCCGACGGCGCCGACGGAATCGATCGTCCCCGTCCCGGCGAAGTGGCGTCCCCCGGTGAGGTCGCCCTCCGTGAGCGTGTCGATGATCCCGAGGGCGAACATCGTCCCCGCCGAGGGGCCGCCGACGTTGTCGAGCTGGATGGTCACGTCGAACGGGAAGTCGAACGTGGACGCGAGCATGATGCCCAGCTGGTAGTCGCCCTCGGACGACTCCCTGGGTGTCACCGAGACGTCCATGGGCGCGCCGTCCCGCACGATCGAGAGGGCCGCAGGAGCGCCCTCGGCGTCGTTGAGTGCCGAGCGGAGCGTGGTGATGTTCCGGATCTGCTGCCCGTCGACGGAGCGGAGGATGTCGCCCTCGCGGAGGATGCCGTCCGCTGCGGCGTCGGGGGCGAGGCGGGCGACGGACAGCTCCTCGGTGAAGTCGATGTCCTCGTGCGCGAGCGCCGCGGCGACGGCGGACTCCTGCGAGGACGTCATGGCCACCGCGTTCTGCTCCTGCACGTCGGTCGAGGTCGTGCCCTCCGGGTAGACCAGCTGCTCGGGCAGGACGTTCGCGCTGGGGTCCGCCCAGGCACGGAACGTGTCGAGGATGTTCACGGCCCCGTTCGGGCCGCCGCTCACGAACACCGTGGTGAGATCCAGCTGACCCGAGGGCGGGAAGCTCTCCCGGCCCTCCACCCGGATGAGGGGCTGGCCGTTGACCTCGCCGATCGTGTTGAAGGTGGGCCCGGGGGTCTCGAGCACATAGGGCGCGGGCAGGAGGACCGCTGCGGCGCAGAGCACGACGGCGAGGCCTCCTGAGACGGCCATCGCGCGGAAGCGCGGGTCCCTCGGCTGCGTGGGCTCCTCGGGGACGTAGGTCCCGACGTGGACAGGCTGCGTCACTGGTCTTCTCTCTGTAGGGCGCACTTCCATGCTGTGCACGGGCGCCGGCGCGGCCGTCGGCGCGCTCCCGGCACCCCTAGGGTAGACGCTTCCGCCGACACCGGGCCCGGGTACGTGCCGGCAGGGCACCCTTCCCGGCGTCTCTTTGCCCTCAGCGAACGGCTCACGCGGCGAGGGACACCGGTGAGG is a window encoding:
- a CDS encoding YlbL family protein, which translates into the protein MTQPVHVGTYVPEEPTQPRDPRFRAMAVSGGLAVVLCAAAVLLPAPYVLETPGPTFNTIGEVNGQPLIRVEGRESFPPSGQLDLTTVFVSGGPNGAVNILDTFRAWADPSANVLPEQLVYPEGTTSTDVQEQNAVAMTSSQESAVAAALAHEDIDFTEELSVARLAPDAAADGILREGDILRSVDGQQIRNITTLRSALNDAEGAPAALSIVRDGAPMDVSVTPRESSEGDYQLGIMLASTFDFPFDVTIQLDNVGGPSAGTMFALGIIDTLTEGDLTGGRHFAGTGTIDSVGAVGPIGGIAQKLVGARAGGAEFFLAPAANCDEVTGNIPDGLTVVRVETLDDAVDAVETLGAGGDAAGLPAC